In one Nicotiana sylvestris chromosome 8, ASM39365v2, whole genome shotgun sequence genomic region, the following are encoded:
- the LOC138875818 gene encoding uncharacterized protein, protein MEKDYFSFVRKCHQCQVEAITLRSVTKKAVVDFVHSNLICRFGIPITHRNSTPYWPKANGVVDAPNKNIKKILRKMIQSSGQWHEKFPFALLGYRTTVHTSIGATPYLLVYGIEAVIPAEVEIPSLRIIVEAEIEDSEWVKTRLE, encoded by the exons atggaaaaggactattTTAGCTTTGTCAgaaagtgtcatcaatgtcag GTTGAAGCCATCACTCTCAGATCTGttaccaagaaagctgtggtagatttcgtgcactccaatcttatctgccgttttggcattcct ataacgcaccggaactctactccttattggcccaaagccaatggtgtTGTCGATGCaccaaacaaaaacatcaaaaagattttgagaaagatgattcaaagttccgggcagtggcatgaaaagtttccgtttgcattgttaggatatcgcactactgttcacaCGTCAATTGGAGCCACCccatatcttttggtttatggcattgAAGCCGTGATACCCGCAGAGGTTGAAATTCCCTCTCTTCGGATCAtcgttgaagctgaaattgaagacagtgagtgggttaaaacccgtctggaatag
- the LOC138875819 gene encoding uncharacterized protein, with amino-acid sequence MEPPQFPAYTYPQPPQFEFTVWQENTTKTPEQEEIVRKMRSMEQSLKSIQGLSGQKSVSYADLCMFPHVHLPLGFKTPKFEKYDGHGDPISHLKRYCNQLRGAGGKEELLMAYFGESLESIASEWQFQYNIDIAPDRNSLTNLKKKSSESFREYAVKWCEQASRVKPSMDEVEMFIVFLQAQEADYFQNMMSAMGKPFAEAIKIGEMVENGLKTGRILSQSAIRATS; translated from the exons ATGGAACCTCCTCAGTTTCCCGCTTATACTTACCCTCAGCCACCCCAATTTGAGTTCACTGTGTGGCAAGAAAATACCACCAAAactcctgagcaagaagagattgtgaggaagatgaggagtatggaacagagtctcaaaagcatacaaggcttgagtggacagaaaagtgtatcctatgccgactTATGCATGTTTCCCCATGTGCAcctaccattgggattcaaaaccccaaaatttgagaagtatgatgggcacggtgatcctatttctcatctcaagagatattgcaaccagctgcgaggagccggtggaaaggaagaactccTCATGGCCTATTTTGGAGAAAGTCTGGAGAgcatcgcatctgagtg gcagttccagtacaacattgatattgctccagatCGGAACTCATTaacaaacctgaagaagaaatcctcggaaagcttcagagagtacGCAGTTAAGTGGTGTGAGCAGGCCTCCAGGGTAAAGCCTTCGATGGATGAGGTCGAAATGTTCATAGTTTTCCTCCAAGCTCAGGAagctgactacttccaaaatatgatgtccgcaatgggcaaaccgttcgctgaagccatcaagattggcgaaatggttgaaaatgggttgaaaacgggtcgaattctaagccaatctgCTATCAGAGCCACCTCCTAA